In Parabacteroides sp. FAFU027, the following are encoded in one genomic region:
- a CDS encoding cofactor-independent phosphoglycerate mutase, with the protein MKYIIILGDGMADEPIDMLGGKTPLQAANKPSIDKLAAMGVSGMFSSVPEGFAPGSEIANLTVLGYDVAKEFEGRGSLEAASMGIPIEDGEMAMRCNIICIENDKIKNHSAGHISNEEAEELILFLQKELGGDVANFFPGVSYRHLLKIKGGNKALKCTPPHDVPGTPFRDVMIEAETPEAEETARLLNELILKSQKLLADHPVNLKRIAAGKDPANSIWPWSPGYKPQMRTLMEVFGIQSGSVISAVDLIKGIGVYAGLDSINVEGATGLWNTNYEGKTAAALEALKTKDFVFLHIEASDEAGHEGDVELKTKTIEFLDSRCVKTILEETAKWDEPVTIALLPDHPTPCSIKTHTNSPVPFIIYKPGQKADDVQVYDEFAAEKGAYGLLKGDEFMKELFR; encoded by the coding sequence ATGAAATACATCATCATACTTGGTGACGGGATGGCCGATGAACCCATCGATATGCTGGGCGGAAAAACTCCGCTTCAGGCTGCCAATAAACCGTCGATAGATAAGCTGGCCGCGATGGGCGTCAGCGGGATGTTCAGTAGCGTACCCGAAGGTTTTGCTCCGGGTAGTGAAATCGCCAACCTGACAGTTTTGGGTTACGATGTGGCAAAAGAATTCGAAGGTCGCGGCTCATTGGAAGCTGCCAGCATGGGAATTCCCATTGAAGACGGCGAAATGGCCATGCGTTGCAACATCATTTGCATCGAAAACGATAAAATCAAAAACCACTCAGCCGGACATATCTCTAATGAAGAAGCGGAAGAGCTTATCCTGTTTTTACAAAAAGAGTTGGGCGGTGATGTGGCAAACTTCTTCCCGGGCGTATCATACCGCCATTTGCTTAAAATAAAAGGCGGCAACAAAGCCCTCAAATGCACTCCTCCGCACGATGTGCCGGGAACTCCGTTCCGCGATGTGATGATCGAAGCAGAAACACCCGAAGCAGAAGAAACAGCACGCCTCCTCAACGAGCTTATCCTCAAATCACAGAAACTTTTAGCTGACCATCCGGTAAACCTGAAGCGCATTGCAGCCGGTAAAGATCCGGCTAACAGCATTTGGCCGTGGTCACCGGGCTATAAGCCTCAAATGAGAACCCTGATGGAGGTTTTCGGAATACAAAGTGGTTCGGTTATTTCGGCTGTAGATCTGATCAAAGGTATCGGCGTATATGCCGGACTGGATTCTATCAACGTGGAAGGCGCTACCGGTCTCTGGAACACCAACTACGAAGGAAAGACAGCCGCTGCTCTCGAGGCTTTGAAAACGAAGGATTTCGTATTCTTACATATCGAAGCAAGCGATGAGGCCGGTCACGAAGGGGATGTGGAATTGAAAACCAAAACCATCGAATTCCTCGACAGCCGTTGCGTGAAAACCATTCTCGAAGAGACTGCAAAATGGGACGAACCGGTAACGATCGCATTATTACCTGACCACCCGACCCCATGCAGCATCAAAACGCACACCAATTCTCCGGTGCCATTCATCATCTACAAACCCGGCCAGAAAGCCGACGATGTACAGGTGTATGATGAATTTGCCGCTGAAAAAGGCGCATACGGCCTGCTGAAAGGTGATGAATTTATGAAGGAATTATTCCGATAA
- the thrC gene encoding threonine synthase, with protein MKYYSTNKQVAPASLQEAVVKGLAADRGLFMPEKIKALPTEFYENIDKMSFQEIAYVVADAFFGEDIEADTLKAIVYDTLSFDAPVVPVSEGIYSLELYHGPTLAFKDVGGRFMARLLSYFIKKQGQKDVKVLVATSGDTGSAVANGFLGVEGIHVYVLYPKGLVSPIQECQFTTLGQNITALEVDGTFDDCQALVKSAFMDEELNAKLNLTSANSINVARFLPQAFYYFYAYAQLKKLGKEKEMVVCVPSGNFGNITAGLFGKKMGLPIKRFIAANNRNDIFLNYLNTGVYTPKPSVSTIANAMDVGDPSNFARVLDLYGESWEAIKGEISGCSYDDEQIAETVAATYKATGYLLDPHGACGYKALQEQLQPGETGVFLETAHPAKFLETVENIIGEKVEIPQKLQEFMKGTKQSIELGKDFAGFKSYLMGK; from the coding sequence ATGAAATATTACAGTACCAACAAACAAGTAGCACCGGCTTCACTGCAAGAGGCCGTTGTAAAAGGACTGGCTGCTGACCGCGGCCTCTTCATGCCGGAGAAAATCAAAGCTCTTCCGACTGAATTTTACGAGAATATCGACAAAATGAGTTTTCAGGAAATTGCTTATGTGGTAGCCGATGCATTCTTCGGTGAAGACATTGAAGCTGACACCCTGAAGGCGATCGTATATGACACCCTCAGTTTCGACGCTCCGGTTGTTCCCGTGAGCGAAGGCATCTACAGTCTGGAGCTTTACCACGGCCCTACCCTCGCCTTTAAAGATGTGGGTGGTCGCTTTATGGCTCGTTTGTTGAGCTATTTCATCAAAAAACAGGGACAGAAAGATGTAAAAGTACTCGTGGCTACCTCGGGTGATACCGGAAGCGCTGTGGCAAACGGATTCCTTGGTGTGGAAGGTATTCACGTGTATGTGTTGTATCCGAAAGGTCTGGTGAGCCCTATTCAGGAGTGCCAGTTTACCACATTGGGACAAAACATCACCGCTCTGGAAGTGGACGGCACCTTCGACGATTGTCAGGCATTAGTGAAATCGGCCTTTATGGATGAGGAACTGAATGCTAAATTAAACCTGACTTCGGCCAACTCGATCAACGTGGCTCGCTTCCTGCCTCAGGCGTTTTACTACTTCTACGCTTACGCTCAACTGAAAAAACTGGGTAAAGAGAAAGAGATGGTAGTTTGCGTACCGAGCGGAAACTTCGGCAACATCACCGCGGGATTATTTGGCAAAAAAATGGGATTGCCGATCAAGCGCTTCATCGCGGCCAATAACCGTAACGACATCTTCCTGAACTACCTCAACACCGGTGTTTACACTCCGAAACCTTCTGTATCGACCATTGCCAACGCAATGGACGTAGGTGACCCGAGTAACTTTGCCCGTGTGCTTGACCTGTACGGTGAATCGTGGGAAGCCATCAAAGGCGAGATCAGCGGATGCAGCTACGACGATGAGCAAATCGCTGAAACGGTTGCAGCTACCTACAAAGCAACCGGCTACCTGCTCGACCCGCACGGTGCTTGCGGTTACAAAGCTCTACAAGAACAGCTCCAACCGGGTGAAACCGGCGTGTTCCTCGAAACAGCTCACCCGGCCAAATTCCTCGAAACGGTGGAAAACATCATCGGTGAGAAAGTGGAGATCCCGCAAAAGTTGCAGGAGTTTATGAAAGGTACCAAACAGAGCATTGAACTGGGCAAGGATTTTGCCGGTTTCAAGAGCTATCTGATGGGGAAATAA
- a CDS encoding Shedu anti-phage system protein SduA domain-containing protein, translating into MNSHKYDLQQAIFWLEQLLNSDDIPEQDFQEFFESNPIVFQLLGYKQFHSFTKNSERKLPKDEYTELQPEPDFIVETIRGLFEIFEIKTACDKKLIVDTNKYRERFTAEVENYISQTIIYEQYFTRNPENRKKVNQSYNINIQEDLDIKIIIGRDNSIDKNKLHQFCRRIHYKIDILTYDDILKVLKNEYSNEYALSEDLPGFSFHMVIRILKKEDSEKQYIFDYAKNDQQSRISLYINNKSELCYRIIDDSNKTTEVCVDMENENLFGRMVYIVCEFGQHTDGFYMSISINGLEKEKRQRNTQVSLKINPEEIYLGCDYKRQYFGKFNLYTKALGNRTLKYNERLNMLSYYFQQFQELRQQNLH; encoded by the coding sequence ATGAACTCTCATAAATACGATCTTCAGCAAGCAATTTTCTGGCTTGAACAACTACTTAATAGTGACGATATTCCTGAACAAGATTTCCAAGAATTCTTTGAAAGCAATCCAATCGTATTTCAATTATTAGGATATAAACAATTTCACTCTTTCACAAAGAATAGTGAGAGAAAATTACCCAAAGACGAGTATACTGAACTACAACCAGAACCTGATTTTATTGTTGAAACAATTCGAGGTTTGTTTGAGATATTCGAGATTAAAACAGCATGTGACAAAAAACTAATTGTTGATACGAATAAGTACAGAGAAAGATTTACCGCTGAAGTCGAGAATTACATTAGCCAAACTATTATATATGAACAGTATTTCACTAGAAATCCTGAAAACAGAAAAAAGGTAAATCAGTCTTACAACATAAATATTCAAGAAGATCTTGACATCAAAATAATTATTGGTCGTGATAATTCTATCGATAAAAATAAACTTCATCAATTTTGTCGCAGAATACATTACAAAATTGACATTCTTACCTATGATGATATTTTAAAGGTTCTCAAAAATGAATATTCAAACGAATATGCTTTATCAGAAGACCTTCCGGGTTTTTCTTTTCATATGGTGATTCGAATATTAAAAAAGGAAGATTCTGAAAAACAGTACATTTTTGATTATGCAAAAAATGACCAACAAAGTCGCATATCCTTATACATAAACAATAAATCAGAGCTATGCTATAGAATAATAGATGATTCAAATAAAACAACCGAAGTCTGCGTAGATATGGAAAACGAAAATCTTTTTGGCAGAATGGTATATATCGTTTGTGAATTTGGACAACATACAGATGGATTTTACATGTCAATATCAATTAATGGATTAGAGAAAGAAAAACGACAAAGAAACACTCAAGTATCATTAAAAATAAATCCTGAAGAAATATATCTTGGATGTGACTACAAACGTCAATATTTCGGTAAATTCAATCTATACACAAAAGCTCTAGGTAATAGAACTTTAAAATACAATGAAAGACTAAATATGTTATCATATTATTTTCAACAATTCCAGGAATTAAGACAACAAAACCTTCATTAA
- a CDS encoding GSCFA domain-containing protein: protein MQLHTPIEIPVSPTPISYTDKLMLLGSCFAENIGEKLTDNKFQVDINPFGILYNPLSLKSALSDLLERRIFTGKDLFEHHGVYHSYAHHSRFSEVDAQECLSMINERMIRSAQWLRETDRLIITFGTAFVYHLKETGQVVSNCHKLPEKYFHRERISIGQIAKEWKELIEKLREENPKLKLLFTVSPIRHWKDGAHENQLSKATLLLAIDQLVKEFDFCSYFPAYEIVMDELRDYRFYAEDMIHPSGQAVNYIWQRFCETQLSKETISLMEEWEKLNKALQHRPFNPKSESYKNFLQQNLLKAEQLTKKCPTFALSTEVATIKEQLKLFEQL, encoded by the coding sequence ATGCAACTCCACACCCCCATAGAAATACCCGTATCCCCCACCCCTATCAGTTACACCGACAAGTTGATGCTGCTTGGCTCCTGCTTTGCCGAGAATATCGGGGAAAAGCTGACCGACAATAAGTTTCAGGTCGATATTAATCCGTTCGGGATATTGTATAATCCGTTGTCGCTGAAATCAGCGCTGAGCGATTTGCTGGAAAGGCGAATATTTACCGGTAAAGACCTGTTTGAGCATCACGGAGTCTATCACAGCTATGCTCACCATTCCCGCTTCTCGGAAGTAGATGCTCAGGAATGTCTCTCTATGATTAATGAGCGAATGATTCGTTCCGCCCAATGGCTGAGGGAAACAGATCGGTTAATTATCACGTTCGGTACTGCCTTTGTTTATCACTTAAAAGAAACCGGACAGGTAGTAAGCAATTGCCACAAATTACCGGAGAAATATTTTCACCGTGAAAGAATCAGCATAGGACAAATCGCAAAAGAATGGAAGGAGTTGATTGAAAAACTACGGGAGGAAAACCCTAAGCTAAAGCTGCTCTTTACGGTGAGTCCCATCCGTCACTGGAAGGACGGTGCACACGAAAACCAACTCAGTAAAGCCACCCTCCTGCTCGCTATTGACCAATTGGTGAAGGAGTTCGATTTTTGCAGCTATTTTCCCGCTTATGAGATCGTGATGGACGAATTGCGCGATTACCGCTTTTATGCCGAGGATATGATTCATCCCTCGGGGCAAGCGGTCAACTACATCTGGCAACGATTCTGCGAAACTCAACTTTCGAAAGAGACCATATCCCTGATGGAAGAATGGGAGAAGCTAAACAAAGCCCTCCAACACCGTCCATTTAATCCCAAATCGGAATCTTATAAGAACTTTTTGCAGCAGAATTTACTTAAAGCAGAACAATTAACTAAAAAATGCCCGACCTTTGCACTGTCAACTGAAGTTGCAACAATCAAGGAGCAACTCAAATTATTTGAACAGTTATGA
- a CDS encoding bifunctional UDP-N-acetylmuramoyl-tripeptide:D-alanyl-D-alanine ligase/alanine racemase, which produces MTYFVSDIARIIHASGNILNDAPVSLLLTDSRSLSFPEETLFFALKTKQNDGHKYVTELYQKGVRTFVISQRLPIFEGLTEANLLVVKDTLAALQQLAASHRKHFQIPVIGITGSNGKTIVKEWLYQLLNEDKRIVRSPRSYNSQTGVPLSVWRLDEQAELALFEAGISQPEEMERLEKVIAPEIGILTNIGSAHQEGFQSIEQKCLEKLKLFTHSETIVYEEDDQIVQHCILNTIAGENFLSWSKKNQDAPLYISKIKKGEQSTFIQYNYLQIIDGDFEIPFTEDANIENAIHCLAVMLYFQISPDKIRERMMKLHSVAMRLEVKEGIQNCLIIDDTYNLDFNSLELALDFQMRRAKGSDLKRTLILSDLQQTGKSSHLLYLEVANLLKQKGIDKLIGIGKNIGDQASLFPMGMAFYETTEEFLQSTLINSFDKELILVKGAREFHFEKISDRLQLKVHETILEVNLDAIVHNFNFYRSKLKPTTKMVCMVKAFGYGAGSYELAKTLQEHHCDYLAVAVADEGAELRKAGIYMPLMVMNPEMSSFNVLFDNDLEPEVYSFKLLKALIRAAEMQGISNYPVHIKIDSGMHRLGFLPEEMDELTDLLTAQTALKVRSVFSHLAGSDSESHNDYTLRQIERFTQCAERIESAVGYKVLHHILNTAGIFRFPEHQKDMVRLGIGLYGVSSCGEEGLRNVSTLKTTILQIKDIKAGETIGYGRKWTLTRDSRIGTIPIGYADGLDRHLSNGVGEVVVNGKRAKIVGNICMDITMIDLTDTDAQEGDTAIIFGEELTVQEIADKLGTIPYEIITSIATRVKRIYYRE; this is translated from the coding sequence ATGACCTACTTCGTATCAGATATCGCACGCATCATCCATGCGTCGGGTAACATCCTGAACGACGCTCCGGTCAGCCTCCTGCTGACAGACAGCCGTTCCCTCTCTTTTCCGGAAGAAACACTATTCTTCGCACTGAAAACCAAGCAAAATGACGGCCACAAATATGTCACGGAGCTCTACCAGAAAGGTGTTCGAACCTTTGTCATCAGCCAACGGTTGCCAATATTCGAAGGTCTTACCGAAGCTAATCTACTGGTAGTAAAGGACACACTGGCGGCCTTACAGCAACTGGCAGCATCACACCGGAAACATTTTCAGATTCCGGTTATCGGCATTACCGGGAGCAACGGCAAGACCATTGTCAAGGAGTGGCTATACCAACTGCTCAACGAAGACAAGCGTATCGTGCGTTCCCCCCGCAGCTACAACTCACAGACGGGGGTTCCGCTTTCGGTATGGAGGTTGGATGAGCAGGCTGAACTGGCCCTCTTCGAAGCCGGTATTTCCCAGCCGGAAGAGATGGAGCGTCTGGAAAAAGTAATTGCACCCGAAATCGGCATTCTGACCAATATAGGCAGCGCTCACCAGGAAGGCTTTCAGTCCATAGAACAGAAATGTCTCGAAAAGCTGAAGCTCTTTACCCACTCCGAAACCATCGTTTACGAGGAAGACGACCAGATCGTCCAACACTGTATCCTCAACACCATTGCCGGAGAAAATTTCCTTTCCTGGTCGAAGAAAAACCAGGATGCCCCACTTTACATTTCCAAAATAAAGAAAGGCGAGCAATCGACCTTTATCCAATACAACTACCTGCAAATCATCGACGGGGATTTCGAAATTCCCTTTACCGAAGATGCCAATATCGAGAATGCCATCCACTGTCTGGCGGTAATGCTTTACTTCCAGATTTCCCCGGATAAAATCAGGGAACGGATGATGAAGCTCCATTCGGTAGCAATGCGTCTGGAGGTGAAGGAGGGGATTCAAAATTGCCTCATTATCGACGACACCTACAACCTCGACTTCAATTCACTCGAACTGGCACTGGATTTTCAGATGCGCCGGGCTAAAGGTTCCGACCTGAAGCGCACGCTCATCCTATCCGACCTGCAACAGACAGGCAAATCAAGCCACCTGCTCTATCTTGAAGTTGCGAATCTGCTGAAGCAAAAGGGGATTGACAAACTGATTGGTATTGGCAAAAATATCGGTGACCAGGCCTCTCTGTTCCCGATGGGAATGGCTTTTTACGAAACGACGGAAGAATTCCTGCAATCGACTCTTATCAATTCATTTGACAAAGAGTTGATTTTGGTAAAAGGGGCCCGCGAGTTTCATTTCGAAAAAATATCCGACCGCCTGCAATTGAAGGTACACGAAACCATTCTGGAGGTCAATCTCGATGCCATTGTACACAACTTCAACTTCTATCGCAGCAAGCTGAAGCCGACCACCAAAATGGTCTGCATGGTGAAAGCCTTCGGTTACGGAGCCGGCTCCTACGAGTTAGCAAAGACTTTGCAGGAACACCACTGTGACTACCTTGCCGTTGCCGTTGCCGACGAAGGCGCAGAGCTGCGCAAAGCCGGTATCTACATGCCGTTGATGGTGATGAATCCCGAGATGAGCAGCTTCAATGTCCTTTTTGATAATGACCTCGAACCCGAAGTGTACAGCTTCAAACTGCTCAAAGCCTTAATCCGTGCTGCCGAAATGCAGGGTATCAGCAACTATCCCGTGCACATCAAGATAGACTCAGGTATGCACCGTCTGGGATTCCTGCCCGAAGAGATGGATGAACTGACCGACCTGCTTACCGCTCAAACAGCTTTAAAGGTTAGGTCCGTATTCTCCCACCTGGCAGGCAGTGACAGCGAGTCTCACAACGATTATACCCTGCGTCAAATCGAACGTTTCACTCAGTGCGCTGAACGTATTGAATCCGCAGTAGGCTATAAAGTGCTCCATCACATCCTCAACACAGCGGGAATATTCCGCTTTCCGGAACATCAGAAAGATATGGTACGCCTGGGAATTGGTCTGTATGGGGTAAGCTCGTGTGGAGAAGAAGGACTGCGCAATGTCAGCACACTGAAAACAACCATCCTGCAGATTAAAGATATCAAAGCCGGGGAAACCATCGGTTACGGCCGTAAATGGACGTTGACTCGTGATTCCCGCATTGGCACGATTCCTATCGGTTATGCCGACGGACTGGACCGTCACCTCAGTAACGGTGTGGGAGAAGTGGTGGTAAACGGCAAACGAGCCAAAATCGTCGGGAACATTTGCATGGACATCACTATGATTGACCTGACCGATACTGACGCTCAGGAAGGCGATACGGCGATCATTTTCGGTGAAGAACTGACTGTTCAGGAAATTGCAGACAAACTGGGAACTATTCCTTACGAGATCATCACCTCTATAGCAACCCGGGTAAAACGCATATACTATCGGGAATAA
- a CDS encoding glycosyltransferase family 2 protein, with product MKLSIITVAYNSAETIAHTIESVLEQSYSDIEYIIVDGGSKDNTVEIIKSYEPRFNGRMKWISEKDNGLYDAMNKGIRMATGEVVGIINADDFYHRNDVIALIAKGFKEEHVQATFADVRFVKPDNLEKTVRYYACKNFAPWRFRFGFMPAHPTFFTYKWYFDEFGYYRTDYKIAADYELLIRFLYKHKLKYKYLHLDVMKMRTGGASTASVKSNLILNREIVRACRENGIYTNLAILSLKYFVKVWEMVVTKD from the coding sequence ATGAAACTATCCATCATCACCGTCGCCTATAACAGTGCCGAAACGATTGCCCATACGATAGAGTCTGTATTGGAACAGAGCTATTCGGATATAGAATATATCATTGTGGATGGAGGCTCCAAAGACAATACGGTAGAAATCATCAAATCGTATGAGCCGCGCTTCAATGGCCGGATGAAGTGGATCAGCGAAAAGGATAACGGCCTGTACGATGCGATGAACAAAGGGATACGTATGGCTACAGGTGAGGTGGTGGGGATCATCAATGCGGATGATTTCTATCATCGGAATGATGTCATTGCACTAATCGCAAAGGGATTTAAGGAGGAACATGTGCAGGCTACCTTTGCAGATGTGCGATTTGTGAAGCCTGATAACCTGGAAAAGACGGTACGTTATTATGCCTGTAAGAACTTTGCACCCTGGCGGTTTCGTTTCGGATTTATGCCGGCGCATCCGACGTTTTTTACCTATAAGTGGTATTTTGATGAGTTTGGCTATTACAGAACCGATTATAAGATAGCAGCGGATTACGAGCTATTGATTCGTTTTCTCTATAAGCATAAGCTCAAATATAAATACCTGCACCTTGATGTCATGAAAATGCGGACAGGAGGGGCCAGCACTGCATCCGTAAAGAGTAACCTGATCCTTAACCGGGAGATAGTGCGTGCCTGCCGGGAAAACGGAATCTATACGAACCTGGCGATTCTCTCGCTGAAATATTTCGTAAAGGTGTGGGAGATGGTGGTTACTAAGGATTGA
- a CDS encoding UDP-glucuronic acid decarboxylase family protein, with translation MKRILVTGGAGFIGSHLCERLLNEGNEVICLDNYFTGSKMNVVHLMDNPYFEMVRHDVTHTYMAEVDEIYNLACPASPVHYQYNPIKTIKTSVMGAINMLGLAKRVRAKILQASTSEVYGDPHVHPQPESYWGNVNPIGIRSCYDEGKRCAETLFMDYHLQNNVKIKIIRIFNTYGPRMNPDDGRVVSNFIVQALKGQDITIFGDGQQTRSFQYVDDLVEGMCRMMGSREDFVGPVNIGNPNEFTMLELAQNVLELTGSKSKLIYQPLPQDDPKQRQPNIDLAYRELNGWEPKVQLREGLMKTIEYFDRQLKG, from the coding sequence ATGAAACGAATACTAGTGACCGGTGGTGCCGGATTTATCGGGTCGCATTTGTGCGAGCGACTGTTGAATGAAGGGAATGAGGTAATTTGTCTGGATAATTATTTCACCGGTTCAAAAATGAATGTGGTGCATCTGATGGATAATCCCTATTTCGAAATGGTGCGTCATGATGTGACCCATACCTATATGGCAGAGGTGGATGAAATCTATAATCTTGCTTGTCCTGCTTCACCGGTGCATTACCAGTATAACCCGATTAAGACTATCAAAACTTCTGTGATGGGGGCGATCAATATGCTGGGACTGGCGAAGCGTGTACGTGCGAAGATTCTCCAGGCCAGTACCAGTGAGGTGTATGGTGATCCGCATGTGCATCCGCAACCGGAGAGTTATTGGGGGAATGTAAACCCGATCGGTATCCGTTCCTGCTACGATGAAGGAAAACGTTGTGCTGAAACCCTCTTCATGGATTACCATTTGCAGAACAACGTTAAGATTAAAATCATCCGTATCTTCAATACTTATGGTCCGCGTATGAATCCAGATGACGGACGTGTGGTATCGAACTTTATCGTCCAGGCATTGAAAGGTCAGGATATAACCATCTTTGGTGATGGACAACAAACCCGTTCGTTCCAGTACGTGGATGATTTGGTAGAGGGTATGTGCCGTATGATGGGTTCGCGTGAGGATTTCGTAGGTCCGGTGAATATCGGTAATCCGAATGAGTTTACCATGCTGGAGCTGGCTCAAAATGTGTTGGAGCTGACAGGTTCGAAATCAAAACTGATATATCAGCCTCTACCTCAGGATGATCCTAAACAGCGCCAACCAAATATTGACCTGGCTTACCGTGAACTGAATGGCTGGGAGCCGAAGGTGCAATTGCGTGAAGGTCTGATGAAAACGATTGAGTACTTTGATAGGCAACTGAAGGGTTGA
- a CDS encoding WcaF family extracellular polysaccharide biosynthesis acetyltransferase: MVATDLSQFNNPWYKPGNRVKILCWYFVNVLFFINPLNPFMGIKLKLLRLFGARIGKGVWIKPGVNIKYPWLLSIGDYSWIGEKVWIDNLDSVTIGNNVCISQGAMLLCGNHNYKLPTFDLIVKPITIEDGVWIGAQSTVCTGVTCKNHSILTVGSVATKDLEEKGIYQGNPAVKIRDRRIGSVETWPAASFRQ, encoded by the coding sequence ATAGTGGCAACAGATTTATCCCAATTCAATAACCCCTGGTACAAACCGGGGAACAGAGTCAAAATATTGTGCTGGTATTTTGTCAATGTTCTCTTTTTTATTAATCCGTTGAATCCGTTTATGGGGATCAAATTGAAATTGCTCCGGCTTTTTGGAGCCCGGATTGGTAAAGGTGTCTGGATAAAGCCCGGCGTCAATATTAAGTATCCCTGGCTACTCAGCATCGGGGATTACTCCTGGATAGGAGAGAAGGTTTGGATTGATAACCTGGATAGTGTGACTATCGGAAATAACGTTTGTATTTCGCAGGGGGCTATGTTGCTTTGCGGAAATCATAACTATAAACTCCCTACCTTTGATCTGATCGTAAAACCGATTACGATTGAAGATGGTGTCTGGATCGGAGCACAAAGTACAGTTTGTACCGGCGTTACCTGTAAAAACCATTCTATTTTGACAGTTGGTTCTGTTGCAACAAAAGATCTGGAAGAAAAGGGTATTTATCAGGGCAATCCGGCGGTGAAGATAAGGGATAGACGGATTGGATCCGTAGAGACGTGGCCTGCCGCGTCTTTTCGTCAATGA
- a CDS encoding YdcF family protein: MFFIASKLFYSLLSPFIWFLLILAVSLKTKAVRRKRRLRIAAFVILLLFMNPVLFGWIARKWEYPFTNRNALPGNVNVAVVLGGMSAYHEVTGRVRYFQSGDRLFQALELYKTGQVRKIVISGGSPNILIKEKPEAEYLKDYLSHIGVPDSDLCIEARSRNTYENAIYTQKAFSGQGWRKRIILVTSAFHMKRAQRCFEKAGFAVIPYSTDCLQSVDGYTPGDFFIPDPVMLYNWQLVIKEWIGFVVYRIKGYV; this comes from the coding sequence ATGTTTTTTATCGCATCAAAGCTATTTTATTCGTTGCTGTCACCGTTTATCTGGTTCCTTCTGATTCTGGCCGTGAGCCTTAAGACGAAAGCCGTCCGGAGAAAACGACGGTTACGAATAGCAGCATTTGTTATTTTGTTGCTGTTTATGAATCCGGTTTTGTTTGGTTGGATTGCCCGAAAATGGGAATATCCGTTTACTAACCGGAATGCTTTGCCGGGAAATGTAAACGTTGCAGTCGTATTGGGAGGTATGTCTGCTTATCACGAGGTAACAGGGCGAGTCCGTTATTTCCAGAGTGGAGACCGGCTCTTTCAGGCACTGGAGCTTTATAAAACGGGGCAGGTCAGGAAAATCGTAATCAGTGGTGGCTCTCCGAATATTCTGATCAAAGAGAAGCCGGAAGCGGAGTATCTGAAGGATTATCTGAGTCATATCGGAGTTCCGGATAGTGATCTGTGCATTGAAGCTCGCTCCCGGAATACGTATGAAAATGCGATATACACCCAAAAGGCATTCTCCGGTCAGGGTTGGAGAAAAAGAATAATTCTGGTAACTTCGGCTTTTCATATGAAACGGGCGCAGAGATGTTTTGAAAAAGCAGGATTTGCTGTGATTCCTTACAGTACGGATTGTTTGCAAAGTGTCGATGGTTATACACCTGGAGATTTCTTTATTCCGGATCCTGTTATGCTTTATAACTGGCAGCTGGTCATCAAAGAGTGGATTGGCTTTGTTGTTTACCGGATTAAAGGGTATGTTTAA